One part of the Pseudocalidococcus azoricus BACA0444 genome encodes these proteins:
- a CDS encoding site-2 protease family protein → MVFTGLTIIGALLILGWGFYRALPMGKLGIVAWLQSVVLMLPWLLLFGLMSVGINISFAAILGFFFISVGVYIGLGRWLRTLAAASPLSPSISASGQPLDQPNSGGITKEGEVSLEAETIATIPGEDFKAVQGIFGIDTFFATELKPYKEGLICRGNLRGETKTVHQTLTTRLETVLPDKYRLFMVPNQENKPVVIILPRREPEPPALSEKILATVLGIAAVATSLEASSLVQGFSFYQEPGRVAQSLPLALGLILILIAHELGHRWMANQYNQALPQRDQIRLSWPFFIPAWQLGSFGAILRFDSFLPSRTVLFDLAMAGPAVGGILSLFALVIGLLLSHPGSVFQIPSLFFQGSILVGTLSKAILGDALQTELVDVSPLVIIGWLGLVVTALNLMPAGQLDGGRIIQAIYGTKVATRATWITLIVLGLVALGNPLALYWALLIIFLQRDIERPSLEEMTEPDDTRAGLGLLALLLMAATLIPLAPGLAGRLGIG, encoded by the coding sequence ATGGTTTTTACTGGACTAACAATTATTGGCGCACTCCTGATATTGGGTTGGGGCTTTTACCGAGCGTTACCAATGGGGAAGTTGGGCATCGTGGCCTGGTTGCAGTCGGTGGTGCTGATGCTACCCTGGTTGCTCCTATTTGGCTTGATGAGCGTTGGGATCAATATCAGCTTTGCGGCAATTCTGGGCTTCTTCTTCATTTCTGTTGGGGTTTATATCGGCCTGGGTCGTTGGTTACGCACATTAGCAGCAGCCAGTCCCCTAAGTCCCTCCATCTCGGCCTCTGGTCAGCCCTTAGATCAGCCAAACTCTGGGGGGATAACCAAGGAGGGGGAGGTTTCCCTGGAAGCTGAAACCATCGCCACCATTCCAGGGGAAGATTTCAAAGCAGTACAGGGAATTTTTGGCATTGACACCTTTTTTGCCACCGAACTTAAACCCTACAAAGAAGGCCTGATTTGCCGGGGGAACTTACGGGGAGAGACAAAGACTGTTCATCAAACCTTAACAACTCGCTTGGAAACGGTGTTGCCAGATAAATATCGCCTGTTCATGGTACCAAACCAAGAGAATAAACCTGTTGTGATTATTTTGCCTCGTCGAGAACCGGAACCACCCGCCCTCTCAGAGAAAATCCTCGCTACGGTTTTAGGAATTGCCGCAGTCGCCACCAGTTTAGAGGCTAGTTCCCTGGTTCAAGGCTTTAGTTTCTATCAAGAACCCGGCCGAGTTGCCCAATCCTTGCCTTTGGCTTTGGGACTCATTTTAATTTTGATTGCCCATGAACTGGGACACCGTTGGATGGCGAATCAATACAACCAAGCCCTCCCCCAGCGGGATCAAATTCGCTTGAGTTGGCCCTTCTTCATCCCGGCCTGGCAGTTGGGTTCCTTTGGCGCGATTCTTCGTTTTGATTCATTTCTCCCCAGTCGTACCGTCTTGTTTGATCTCGCCATGGCCGGCCCGGCGGTGGGGGGCATTTTATCCCTATTTGCTTTAGTGATCGGGTTGCTGTTATCCCATCCGGGCAGTGTCTTTCAAATTCCGAGCCTATTTTTTCAAGGGTCAATCCTAGTTGGGACTTTGTCCAAGGCAATTTTGGGCGATGCCCTGCAAACTGAGTTAGTGGATGTGAGTCCTTTAGTAATTATTGGCTGGCTGGGCCTGGTGGTGACGGCCTTGAATTTGATGCCTGCGGGCCAGTTGGATGGGGGACGGATTATCCAGGCCATCTATGGGACAAAGGTGGCAACTCGAGCGACTTGGATTACGCTGATCGTCCTTGGCTTGGTGGCCTTGGGAAATCCTCTCGCACTCTATTGGGCCCTATTAATTATATTCTTGCAACGAGATATTGAACGCCCCAGCTTGGAGGAAATGACAGAACCGGATGACACACGGGCAGGCTTAGGATTATTGGCTCTGTTGTTAATGGCGGCCACCTTAATTCCTCTTGCCCCAGGCCTGGCCGGTCGCTTGGGTATTGGCTAA
- a CDS encoding PRC-barrel domain-containing protein produces MYKGRDFIGKPLVCYESGEKFDKIEDLIFDQNSNQLLGFLVNESKWFSSTQILLLKDVQVIGPDAVITPSKSTVVAAKEIPAIHYVMERNNILNGTRILTVDGHDLGIIVDLYFDEKTGQVEGYEVSGGLFADTYSGRSFVPALQTLKIGRDVAFVPTQTAQLMEEQVGGIRGAMQTVTDKVQETAQGTGDKVQELTEQVVHAVAGFTVEQAQGRRSQQFVRAKEGSIITAPGQIVTELIIKQAKVTGKEKELLEAVGLTTQGAMQNQAGQFMTEAGARLKSTGENTGETLQSGAKGLWSQIKDSAKEIQEMGTEAIEKKRIQGALGRAVNRVILDQQDDVILNVGELITHQAIASARQAQVLELLLSSVYTDKPNLTLEDMRAPHAGRDAL; encoded by the coding sequence ATGTATAAGGGTAGAGATTTTATTGGTAAGCCCTTGGTTTGTTACGAATCGGGTGAAAAGTTTGATAAGATTGAAGACTTAATTTTTGATCAGAACAGTAATCAACTCTTGGGATTTCTTGTTAATGAATCTAAGTGGTTTTCATCGACCCAAATTTTATTGCTAAAGGATGTGCAGGTCATTGGCCCCGATGCCGTGATTACACCTTCTAAAAGTACCGTTGTAGCTGCGAAAGAAATTCCCGCAATTCATTATGTAATGGAACGGAATAATATTCTCAACGGGACTCGAATTCTTACTGTTGATGGCCATGATTTAGGCATTATTGTTGACCTTTATTTTGACGAGAAAACAGGACAGGTAGAGGGCTATGAGGTTTCTGGAGGATTATTTGCCGATACCTATTCTGGACGCTCATTTGTGCCTGCGTTGCAAACCTTGAAAATTGGTCGAGATGTTGCTTTTGTCCCGACTCAGACGGCTCAATTGATGGAAGAGCAAGTTGGTGGCATTAGAGGGGCCATGCAGACTGTTACAGATAAGGTACAAGAAACTGCTCAAGGCACTGGTGATAAAGTTCAGGAGTTAACCGAACAGGTTGTCCATGCGGTGGCTGGTTTTACAGTTGAACAGGCCCAAGGACGACGAAGTCAACAGTTTGTCCGGGCCAAAGAAGGTTCAATTATTACGGCTCCAGGCCAAATTGTCACCGAACTGATCATTAAGCAAGCTAAAGTTACGGGCAAAGAAAAAGAATTACTCGAAGCGGTTGGTTTGACGACTCAAGGTGCAATGCAAAATCAGGCTGGTCAATTTATGACTGAAGCTGGAGCTCGCCTTAAGTCCACTGGTGAAAACACAGGTGAGACTCTGCAATCGGGGGCGAAAGGTCTCTGGAGTCAAATCAAAGATTCGGCTAAAGAGATACAGGAGATGGGAACTGAAGCAATTGAAAAAAAACGGATTCAAGGTGCTCTTGGTCGGGCCGTAAACCGAGTGATTCTTGATCAACAGGATGATGTGATTCTGAACGTGGGTGAGTTGATTACCCATCAAGCCATTGCAAGTGCTCGCCAAGCCCAAGTTCTAGAGCTATTACTTAGCTCAGTTTACACGGATAAACCTAACCTTACCCTTGAAGATATGCGAGCTCCTCATGCTGGTAGAGATGCCCTCTAA
- a CDS encoding TAXI family TRAP transporter solute-binding subunit yields MREFKRVVGQDWHWGGLGLAGSCLGLGLAWGLVGCGAGNSTVRLSSGRPDSFYHQLGEKITQVSQAEVGLNMEGLPSSGSTQNLARLQAHQVDFALTQLDVAVAAMEKRQIKAVAVLSQEPIHVITTTTSGVRKLADLQNRQVGIGPPGGGPSYTAKVIFANQNIQVQADESPLDQALAKLTKNQLAAVVYVGSVGGNLTLRQWFKTQAHLKLISMPPSLINYLSIREPDAYFPTRILQGSYSANPPIPPEDIATFSTSTVLATRADVSDQVVGWVTWAILDSAREFALFYPELQTGDATRLLQQGLFYVHPAASDVYKSGDPRSAWVRYWENNNDLQAGVMILVLSSVVGIVLQYWRYQRSQKVMAITTKRITELKQLLPDYPDQALQGIEELNQEQRLMFIDGKINAEAYDQAQHRTQRFSEQCQVLIQEKRNQAILKTLLLVDDWQATLQTMPEEALTKLKELRLSYRQMLIENQVNIQDYIELMELTLMSLTTFAPTYVSEYPLMGPLTHLEGDSRPSQTPSEVMNEDR; encoded by the coding sequence GTGCGGGAATTTAAACGGGTGGTAGGGCAGGACTGGCATTGGGGAGGACTTGGGCTAGCCGGGAGCTGTTTGGGCCTGGGATTGGCCTGGGGCCTGGTGGGCTGTGGGGCTGGGAACTCAACAGTGCGCCTCTCCAGTGGTCGTCCCGATAGTTTTTACCATCAGTTAGGAGAGAAAATTACCCAGGTCAGCCAGGCCGAGGTGGGCTTGAATATGGAAGGTCTACCGTCTTCCGGTTCAACGCAAAATCTAGCCCGACTCCAGGCCCATCAGGTGGATTTTGCCCTGACTCAGTTGGATGTGGCGGTGGCGGCGATGGAGAAGCGGCAAATTAAGGCGGTTGCAGTTCTCTCCCAAGAACCAATTCATGTGATTACGACCACCACATCTGGGGTGCGGAAATTAGCAGATTTACAAAATCGGCAAGTCGGGATTGGCCCGCCTGGGGGTGGCCCGAGTTATACCGCCAAGGTGATCTTTGCCAACCAAAATATCCAAGTTCAAGCGGATGAGAGTCCCCTCGATCAGGCCTTGGCTAAATTAACTAAAAATCAACTGGCAGCCGTAGTCTATGTGGGCAGTGTGGGGGGAAATTTAACCCTGCGGCAATGGTTCAAAACCCAGGCCCACCTGAAGCTGATCTCAATGCCCCCCAGTTTAATTAACTACCTCTCGATTCGGGAGCCAGATGCCTATTTTCCCACGCGGATTTTGCAGGGTTCCTATTCCGCTAATCCCCCAATTCCTCCTGAGGATATTGCCACCTTCAGCACCTCAACAGTCTTGGCTACTCGCGCAGATGTCAGTGATCAGGTCGTGGGGTGGGTGACTTGGGCAATTTTGGACTCGGCGCGGGAGTTTGCCCTGTTTTATCCCGAATTACAAACTGGGGATGCAACCCGTTTATTGCAGCAGGGCCTGTTCTATGTCCATCCCGCGGCTAGTGATGTTTATAAATCCGGTGATCCCCGCAGTGCCTGGGTGCGCTATTGGGAAAATAATAATGATCTCCAGGCCGGGGTGATGATCCTGGTGTTGTCCAGTGTGGTGGGGATTGTCTTGCAGTATTGGCGATATCAGCGTTCCCAAAAGGTGATGGCAATTACGACCAAGCGGATTACGGAATTGAAACAACTCTTACCGGATTATCCTGACCAGGCCTTGCAAGGAATTGAAGAATTAAACCAAGAACAGCGATTGATGTTTATTGATGGCAAAATTAATGCCGAAGCCTACGACCAGGCCCAGCATCGCACCCAACGGTTTTCGGAACAGTGCCAAGTTTTAATTCAAGAGAAACGGAATCAGGCGATTTTGAAGACATTACTGTTAGTGGATGACTGGCAAGCCACCCTACAAACCATGCCGGAAGAGGCCTTAACGAAGCTCAAGGAGTTGCGTCTGAGTTATCGGCAAATGTTGATTGAGAATCAAGTGAATATTCAGGATTACATTGAATTGATGGAACTGACCCTGATGTCCTTAACCACCTTTGCGCCCACCTATGTGAGTGAATATCCCCTCATGGGGCCGCTCACTCATTTGGAGGGTGATTCCCGCCCGAGTCAAACACCGTCAGAAGTGATGAATGAGGATCGTTAG
- a CDS encoding Rne/Rng family ribonuclease yields the protein MSKQIIIAEQHRLAAVISEDQIQELIVASGSYQISDVYLGIVENVLPGIDAAFINLGDATQNGFIHVTDLGPLRLRRSAGAITELLTPQQKVLVQVMKEPTGNKGPRLTGNISLPGRYLVLMPFGRGVNLSRRILSEAERHRLRALAILVKPAGMGLLVRTEAEGVAEEAILEDLEALQRQWETIQQQAQSTRAPALLGRDDDFVQRVLRDVYSSDVNRIVVDVPESVKRVKQNLMAWNESKLPVGVLIDYHQEAIPILDYFRVNAAIREALKPRVDLPSGGYVIIEPTEALTVIDVNSGSFTRSATARETVLWTNCEAATEIARQLKLRNLAGVIIVDFIDMDTRRDQLQLLEHFSKALRADKARPQIAQLSELGLVELTRKRQGQNIYELFGRPCRSCGGLGHLVHLPGHPDDSPGEIVERVIPPRIIETRARPLDVPNRPEVASGNGIELQLTNHPGYQEVSSSRRRSTRPRVGNGISAPPGQAPTPSRSLPRRSRPDSTPPLNVTATVAKTARTEAGPTTTSRIVLPETPRSETGSRPSRKPTPRPRTIEPPEHINVTMTTVEQDVYALMGISPLVLYTGEVKSPRNTVVSVAAPGQAPVPPPAISRAAIPSQRGEEPASGYAPEPEVASQEFDDAVNSPLESLSVLEPAVINPAVLDVMLPQALETESALIIETSLESETPESLAVGVRRRRRRTTGGDEQLSFGTEIR from the coding sequence ATGTCGAAACAAATTATTATTGCGGAACAGCATCGCTTGGCCGCTGTGATTTCAGAAGATCAAATTCAAGAACTCATTGTTGCCTCAGGCAGTTATCAAATTAGTGATGTTTACCTGGGGATTGTCGAAAACGTCTTGCCAGGGATTGATGCCGCCTTTATCAACCTCGGAGATGCGACCCAAAACGGATTTATTCATGTTACAGATCTTGGCCCCTTACGGTTACGGCGGTCGGCGGGGGCGATTACAGAATTGCTAACTCCCCAGCAAAAAGTCCTTGTCCAGGTGATGAAGGAACCCACAGGGAATAAGGGACCCAGGCTGACAGGAAACATTTCCTTACCAGGCCGATACCTAGTCCTGATGCCCTTTGGACGCGGGGTTAACTTGTCACGGCGGATTCTTAGTGAAGCAGAACGGCATCGCTTACGGGCTTTAGCTATTTTGGTTAAACCGGCGGGGATGGGCTTACTAGTTCGCACAGAAGCAGAAGGCGTGGCCGAGGAGGCGATTCTTGAGGATCTTGAAGCTCTCCAACGGCAATGGGAAACGATTCAGCAACAGGCCCAATCCACCAGGGCCCCAGCCTTATTGGGACGGGATGATGACTTTGTCCAGCGGGTGTTACGGGATGTCTATAGCTCTGATGTCAACCGGATTGTGGTGGATGTGCCGGAGAGTGTGAAACGGGTCAAGCAAAACCTGATGGCCTGGAACGAAAGTAAGTTACCCGTGGGGGTATTGATTGACTACCACCAAGAAGCGATTCCGATTTTGGACTATTTCCGAGTCAATGCGGCCATTCGCGAAGCCTTAAAACCACGAGTGGACTTGCCTTCCGGGGGATATGTGATTATTGAGCCAACGGAGGCCTTGACGGTCATTGATGTCAACTCTGGCTCCTTTACTCGTTCAGCCACGGCTCGGGAAACGGTGTTGTGGACAAACTGTGAGGCCGCGACAGAAATTGCCCGCCAACTTAAGCTGCGGAACTTGGCCGGGGTGATTATTGTTGACTTTATTGATATGGATACCCGCCGGGATCAGTTGCAGCTTTTGGAGCATTTTAGTAAGGCACTGCGGGCTGATAAAGCGCGTCCCCAAATTGCCCAACTGTCAGAACTGGGCCTAGTGGAGTTAACCCGCAAACGCCAAGGGCAAAATATTTATGAGTTGTTTGGTCGTCCTTGTCGTAGCTGTGGAGGCCTGGGCCATTTAGTCCATTTACCCGGCCATCCCGATGACAGCCCGGGGGAAATTGTCGAGCGGGTAATTCCACCGCGGATTATCGAGACTCGCGCCCGTCCCTTAGATGTACCAAACCGTCCAGAAGTGGCTAGCGGGAATGGGATTGAACTGCAATTAACAAACCACCCTGGCTATCAAGAAGTTTCCAGCTCGCGGCGGCGGTCAACACGCCCTCGGGTCGGCAATGGCATTAGTGCCCCCCCAGGCCAGGCCCCAACCCCATCTCGGAGTTTGCCCCGTCGCAGCCGCCCAGACTCTACTCCGCCCCTCAATGTAACCGCCACAGTGGCTAAAACAGCCCGGACTGAGGCCGGCCCCACAACAACCTCCCGGATTGTCCTGCCAGAGACTCCCCGCAGCGAAACCGGTAGCCGTCCGAGTCGGAAACCCACACCCCGCCCCCGCACCATTGAGCCGCCTGAACATATTAATGTGACGATGACAACGGTTGAGCAAGATGTTTACGCCTTGATGGGAATTTCACCCCTCGTGCTCTACACCGGAGAAGTTAAATCCCCTCGTAACACAGTCGTCTCTGTTGCCGCCCCAGGCCAGGCCCCGGTTCCCCCCCCAGCCATCAGTCGAGCCGCTATTCCCAGCCAACGGGGGGAGGAGCCAGCCAGTGGTTATGCCCCTGAACCAGAAGTGGCCTCTCAGGAATTTGATGATGCGGTTAATTCTCCTCTGGAGAGCCTGTCAGTGCTGGAGCCAGCCGTTATAAACCCAGCGGTTTTAGACGTGATGCTACCCCAGGCCCTGGAGACTGAATCAGCCCTAATTATTGAAACATCCCTTGAATCTGAAACACCGGAAAGTTTGGCCGTAGGAGTCAGGCGGCGGCGGCGGCGGACTACTGGGGGGGATGAACAGCTTTCTTTCGGAACTGAGATTCGCTAG
- the hpnH gene encoding adenosyl-hopene transferase HpnH, with the protein MGVTIKQAVEIATYIISKRFQGQKRFPLTLMLEPLFRCNLACTGCGKIQHPNEILRKQLTPEECFHAAEECGAPVVAIPGGEPLLHPQINEIVAGLVARRKFVYLCSNGILLEKNLHRFQPSPYLTFSIHLDGLREWHDKCVDREGVFDTAIQAIKAAKAKGFRVTTNTTIFEGANVAEMQKFFDFVSTLGVDGMMISPGYAYEWAPDQEHFLKREQTKQLFREILAPLYSGQKKWNFNHNPLFLDFLIGEKDYECTPWGMPSYSVLGWQKPCYLLNEGHYQTYKELLDETNWDNYGRASGNPKCRDCMVHCGYEPTAALDAFNPANMARAAGSLLG; encoded by the coding sequence ATGGGTGTCACGATTAAGCAAGCCGTAGAAATTGCCACATATATTATTTCCAAACGATTCCAGGGCCAAAAGCGTTTTCCCCTCACCTTAATGCTCGAACCCTTGTTTCGCTGCAATTTGGCCTGCACGGGTTGTGGCAAAATCCAACATCCCAACGAAATTCTCCGCAAACAACTCACCCCCGAAGAGTGTTTCCATGCGGCCGAAGAATGTGGTGCACCAGTGGTGGCCATTCCGGGGGGTGAACCTTTACTCCATCCTCAAATTAATGAAATTGTCGCTGGCCTGGTGGCGCGGCGGAAGTTTGTCTATCTCTGTAGTAATGGGATTCTGCTGGAAAAAAATCTGCATCGGTTTCAACCCTCCCCCTATTTGACCTTTAGTATTCACCTGGATGGCCTGCGAGAGTGGCATGACAAATGTGTGGATCGGGAGGGGGTTTTTGATACGGCGATCCAAGCCATTAAAGCCGCCAAAGCCAAGGGCTTCCGGGTCACCACCAACACGACCATTTTTGAAGGGGCCAATGTGGCCGAGATGCAAAAGTTCTTTGATTTTGTCTCGACTTTGGGTGTGGATGGGATGATGATCTCTCCGGGGTATGCCTATGAGTGGGCCCCAGATCAGGAGCATTTTCTTAAGCGGGAACAGACCAAACAACTTTTCCGGGAAATTTTGGCTCCGTTGTACTCCGGGCAGAAAAAATGGAATTTTAACCATAATCCCCTGTTTTTAGATTTCTTGATTGGGGAGAAGGATTATGAATGTACCCCTTGGGGGATGCCAAGTTACAGTGTCCTGGGCTGGCAAAAACCCTGTTACCTGCTGAATGAGGGGCATTACCAAACCTATAAGGAGCTTCTAGACGAAACGAATTGGGACAACTACGGGCGAGCCAGTGGCAATCCCAAATGTCGCGATTGCATGGTGCATTGCGGCTATGAACCCACGGCGGCTTTGGATGCCTTTAATCCAGCTAATATGGCCCGGGCAGCGGGGAGCCTCTTGGGTTAA
- the sfsA gene encoding DNA/RNA nuclease SfsA → MSQTNPNPWLYPYPPLQAGILLRRYKRFFADIQLNTGEEITAHCPNTGPMTGISTLGSPVQVSYHPDPKRKLAYTWEMIQVNDNGPAWVGVNTSLPNRVVAAALEAGILPELAHYAEMRREVTYGQERSRIDFLLTDPEQRPTYVEVKSTTWATGELALFPDTVTTRGQKHLRELMALIPTARVCMLYFINRGDCPNFAPGDTTDPTYGKLLRQAREEGLEVLPYRFAITPTGIQFCGRAACQF, encoded by the coding sequence ATGTCCCAAACTAACCCTAATCCTTGGCTTTATCCCTATCCACCCCTCCAAGCGGGGATCTTACTGCGGCGATATAAGCGTTTTTTTGCGGACATCCAATTAAATACGGGAGAGGAAATTACGGCCCACTGCCCCAATACTGGCCCAATGACGGGAATTTCTACCCTAGGCAGTCCTGTGCAAGTGTCCTACCATCCAGATCCAAAGCGCAAGTTGGCCTATACCTGGGAGATGATTCAAGTCAATGACAATGGCCCGGCCTGGGTTGGAGTTAATACCAGTCTTCCCAACCGGGTTGTTGCTGCGGCCCTGGAAGCGGGAATTTTGCCAGAATTAGCCCATTATGCCGAAATGAGGCGGGAAGTCACCTATGGACAAGAACGCAGCCGGATTGACTTTCTCTTAACTGACCCCGAGCAACGCCCGACTTATGTAGAAGTCAAAAGTACAACTTGGGCAACTGGGGAACTGGCCTTATTTCCCGACACCGTTACTACCCGTGGGCAGAAACACCTCCGAGAATTGATGGCATTAATTCCCACGGCCCGAGTTTGTATGCTCTACTTCATTAACCGTGGCGACTGTCCCAACTTTGCCCCCGGTGATACAACAGACCCCACCTATGGAAAACTCTTGCGCCAGGCCCGTGAGGAGGGCTTAGAAGTTTTACCCTATCGGTTTGCAATTACACCCACTGGGATTCAGTTTTGCGGACGGGCAGCTTGTCAATTCTAG
- a CDS encoding undecaprenyl-diphosphate phosphatase codes for MFEFSWLQAIILGLVQGITEFLPISSTAHLIIFTDIFGWKTIWNKPALDAIQFGSVVAVFWYFWGDIRQVLAGAWQAWQAKNWQQEEWKILIGIVIGTIPALGIGFLLKKLGIDLESPVLIAVMALVMAALLGLAEQVGKRQRDFAQLEVSDGVLVGLGQTIALLPGASRSGSTLTTALFLGLKRDTAARFSFLLGIPTLTVATLVQARDVLQETTMAMPLLIGIISSFIFSYLSIAWLLQYLRKKSAWVFVWYRFGLGIALLLSVGLGWLRG; via the coding sequence ATGTTTGAATTTAGCTGGCTCCAAGCGATCATTTTAGGTCTGGTCCAGGGTATTACCGAGTTTCTGCCCATTAGTAGTACCGCCCACCTGATCATTTTTACGGATATTTTCGGCTGGAAAACGATTTGGAATAAGCCCGCTTTGGACGCAATTCAATTTGGCAGTGTCGTGGCTGTGTTCTGGTATTTCTGGGGGGATATTCGGCAAGTCTTGGCCGGTGCGTGGCAGGCCTGGCAAGCAAAAAATTGGCAGCAAGAGGAGTGGAAAATTTTGATTGGGATTGTGATTGGGACAATTCCCGCCTTAGGGATTGGCTTTCTCCTCAAAAAATTAGGGATAGATTTAGAGTCTCCGGTTTTAATCGCTGTAATGGCTTTAGTGATGGCGGCCTTACTGGGCCTGGCTGAACAGGTGGGAAAACGTCAACGGGATTTTGCTCAACTGGAGGTGTCTGACGGTGTTCTCGTTGGCCTGGGACAAACCATTGCGCTCTTACCAGGGGCTTCTCGCTCCGGCTCAACCCTGACTACGGCCCTGTTCTTAGGACTTAAACGGGATACAGCGGCCCGCTTTTCCTTTCTTTTGGGGATTCCGACTCTCACCGTTGCCACGCTTGTCCAGGCCAGGGATGTCCTCCAAGAAACGACGATGGCCATGCCGCTGCTGATTGGTATTATCTCTTCCTTTATTTTTTCCTACCTGTCCATTGCTTGGCTTTTGCAATACTTACGGAAGAAATCGGCCTGGGTCTTTGTTTGGTATCGGTTTGGGCTGGGCATTGCCCTCTTGCTGTCCGTGGGCCTGGGGTGGTTACGGGGGTAA
- a CDS encoding DNA adenine methylase, protein MPRPLHLRASKVLQPQARPFLKWAGGKSQLMGQIIPYLPQALINGEIETYIEPFIGGGALFLEIAQHYPVKNLIIADVNPEIVLAYRVIQTQVSELISALAFLESQYLQAPESERETMFYAIRQAFNQSQTEINYACVADPEIQHTAQLIFLNRTCFNGLFRVNQKGEFNVPFGRYVRPRICQADNLQRVAQLLSSVKILRGDFELIRPFVNPQTFVYFDPPYRPISKTASFKAYAQANFTDHEQTRLATFARELDQRGAKLLLSNSDPHNEDPADHFFETLYDSFQIYRLQAKRAINSNSSKRGPVSELLILNYLVETLPEQIG, encoded by the coding sequence TTGCCGCGTCCTCTGCATCTACGAGCAAGTAAAGTTCTACAACCCCAGGCCAGGCCATTTCTCAAGTGGGCCGGTGGTAAATCCCAACTCATGGGGCAAATTATCCCCTATCTCCCCCAAGCCCTCATTAACGGTGAAATTGAAACCTATATTGAACCCTTTATCGGTGGTGGAGCCCTATTTTTAGAAATTGCCCAACACTACCCGGTCAAAAATCTGATTATTGCCGATGTCAACCCAGAAATTGTCTTAGCCTATCGGGTCATTCAAACCCAAGTTAGCGAATTAATTTCAGCCTTAGCCTTCCTAGAAAGCCAATATCTCCAGGCTCCGGAGTCCGAGCGGGAAACCATGTTTTATGCAATTCGCCAAGCCTTTAACCAAAGCCAAACAGAGATTAACTATGCCTGTGTAGCCGACCCGGAAATTCAGCACACCGCCCAGTTAATTTTTTTGAATCGCACCTGTTTCAATGGCCTATTTCGAGTCAATCAAAAAGGTGAGTTTAATGTTCCCTTTGGGCGTTATGTCCGACCGCGAATTTGTCAAGCAGACAATCTCCAACGGGTTGCCCAACTCCTATCGTCTGTCAAAATCTTGCGAGGTGACTTTGAACTCATTCGCCCCTTTGTCAACCCTCAAACCTTTGTTTATTTTGATCCCCCCTATCGCCCGATTAGCAAAACTGCCAGCTTCAAAGCCTATGCCCAAGCTAACTTTACGGATCACGAACAAACCCGCTTAGCAACCTTTGCGCGAGAGTTAGATCAGCGCGGGGCCAAACTGCTCCTGAGTAACTCCGATCCCCACAATGAAGATCCAGCGGATCACTTCTTTGAAACCCTCTATGACTCCTTTCAGATTTATCGCCTCCAGGCCAAGCGGGCCATTAATAGTAACTCCAGCAAACGCGGCCCGGTCAGCGAACTGTTGATCCTTAACTATCTTGTTGAAACATTACCGGAGCAAATTGGCTAA
- a CDS encoding DUF3120 domain-containing protein: protein MLNTLSALIPASSLAPPLRPGLDGALLNHPRFLMAVAGFLVSIPVFVQAPLVRLYPWVSLGLTPLLWGLAAWLIRSKRGPAWGDLLFGFSCCWLAGSVYWGWLRWEPLWHLPIEAFAVPLVAWLLWRRQLKIGGLFYLGSLLGTAITDLYFYLIDVIPHWRSVMRVEAAPDLVMGIFQDAVIQVQTFNGQFWAMLLVLILVGLTLAPFFAVNLRRSQSLAWWGFIGAVGSTLLVDGVFWVFVVVQ, encoded by the coding sequence GTGTTGAATACCTTGTCTGCTTTAATTCCCGCCTCTTCTCTCGCTCCCCCCCTGCGCCCAGGCCTGGATGGGGCACTTCTAAATCATCCCCGCTTCCTCATGGCTGTGGCGGGTTTCCTGGTCTCAATTCCAGTTTTTGTCCAGGCCCCCCTTGTGCGGCTTTATCCTTGGGTCAGCTTGGGTTTGACTCCGCTATTGTGGGGATTGGCAGCCTGGTTGATCCGTTCCAAACGGGGGCCGGCCTGGGGAGATTTACTCTTCGGGTTTAGCTGTTGCTGGTTGGCAGGCTCCGTCTATTGGGGCTGGTTGCGGTGGGAACCCCTCTGGCATTTACCCATTGAAGCGTTTGCTGTTCCCCTGGTGGCCTGGCTCTTGTGGCGGCGGCAGTTAAAAATTGGGGGATTATTTTACCTGGGTTCACTATTGGGAACGGCGATTACAGATTTATATTTCTATCTGATTGATGTGATCCCCCACTGGCGATCCGTGATGCGGGTGGAAGCCGCCCCAGATCTGGTCATGGGAATTTTTCAGGATGCGGTCATTCAGGTTCAGACTTTTAACGGTCAGTTCTGGGCCATGCTCTTGGTTTTAATCCTCGTGGGTCTAACCCTGGCACCCTTTTTTGCCGTCAATCTCCGGCGGTCACAATCCCTGGCCTGGTGGGGATTTATTGGGGCAGTGGGAAGCACCCTACTGGTTGATGGAGTATTTTGGGTTTTTGTAGTTGTGCAGTAA